One genomic region from Bufo bufo chromosome 3, aBufBuf1.1, whole genome shotgun sequence encodes:
- the ATP6AP2 gene encoding renin receptor: protein MARPAALTLLSAIIAVAAADFSVLKSPQNQIFRSGNWPLPGERIPDVIALSMGFSVEEDLPWPGLGVGNIFQRPRATVLVTVTGVDKLPLSGNEISYPVENAVPYSVDGVVNSIHSLFSEEMPLVLQLAPIEERVYMVGKANTVFEDLAVTLRQLRSRLEQDNSILASVSLGSLYKNDEIDRLFLSEMQSLQDIPSLLSRHKHLAKDNVPDIYALEFTGLEEIKKRYGEDSVKFKDAIRILSECLQKFADDMHSIYGGNAIVEVVAVETFETPLTRKSRSILETQTASTPTDPYNLAYEYNFDYAVVFNIILWIMIGLALAVIAISYNLWNMDPGYDSIIYRMTNQKIRMD, encoded by the exons ATGGCTCGTCCAGCAGCGCTCACCCTCCTCTCTGCGATCATAGCAG TTGCAGCTGCAGACTTTAGTGTCTTGAAGTCTCCCCAAAACCAGATCTTCAGGTCAGGAAACTGGCCACTTCCCGGAGAACGGATTCCAGATGTGATTGCCTTGTCTATGGGTTTTTCTGTTGAAGAG GATTTGCCTTGGCCTGGGCTTGGAGTTGGCAATATATTTCAGCGTCCACGTGCCACTGTTTTAGTAACTGTCACCGGTGTGGACAAACTTCCTCTGTCAGGCAATGAGATTTCTTACCCAGTAGAGAAT GCTGTTCCTTACAGTGTTGATGGTGTGGTGAACTCCATCCATTCACTGTTTTCTGAAGAGATGCCACTAGTTCTACAGTTGGCCCCCATCGAAGAA AGGGTGTACATGGTTGGAAAGGCCAACACAGTGTTTGAAGACCTTGCAGTCACTTTACGACAACTGAGAAGTCGCTTGGAGCAGGATAACTCCATTCTTGCCTCTGTGTCTTTAGGATCTTTATATAAAAATGATGAA ATTGACAGACTCTTCCTCTCTGAAATGCAAAGTCTTCAAGATATCCCAAGTTTG CTTTCTCGGCATAAGCATCTTGCTAAAGATAACGTTCCAGACATTTACGCCTTGGAATTTACCGGTCTGGAAGAGATCAAGAAACGTTATGGAGAGGACTCTGTGAAGTTTAAGGACGCCATCAGAATTCTGTCAGAATGTCTACAGAAG TTTGCAGATGACATGCACAGTATCTATGGGGGAAATGCAATTGTGGAAGTTGTCGCAGTGGAAACATTCGAGACTCCCTTGACGAGGAAGAGTCGTTCTATCCTGGAAACACAAACTGCT aGTACTCCCACTGATCCTTACAATCTGGCCTACGAATATAATTTTGACTATGCGGTCGTCTTCAACATCATCTTGTGGATCATGATTGGTCTGGCTCTTGCTGTTATCGCaatctcatacaacctctggaacaTGGACCCTGGCTATGACAGTATCATCTACAGAATGACCAACCAGAAGATCAGGATGGACTAA